One Trichocoleus desertorum ATA4-8-CV12 DNA window includes the following coding sequences:
- a CDS encoding mechanosensitive ion channel family protein, whose amino-acid sequence MSFFQWNIDLKVGQVRRWPRCGHFRGVMVGAIALSVMPISLSPVTAQPATTQSATAQLSQTLSPNVQKLDSFLTESRPQADSADVTTSEVRLDGRTLFSIALPEVAQTPGPTTPVRQRARDVETILQRVASSKFDPGKLQVTSAIDQQSGLPVIYINDQWLMTVTTLDAQLQGRDPERWADRLTDIIGNALIRAQQERQPQFLLRQALIADGIGLVVIVGSYGLNRLQRRLRAKQIQLQAQIPTQAEVLPDAVSSADPRSSISEQLETAAMVEQQLTARQQHNVYDIKRRLVDGAQVGLWGGSTYVILGLFPQSRWLQPLLFSAPLQVLGIGLLTYVAVRAAEVLIDQFLDAIAEGQLLEPEASQRLALRVSTFSRVLKSVVTIVCTFAGGLAALSVVGVDLIPLLAGAGIIGLAISFASQSIIKDVINGFLILLEDQYAVGDVITVGEVSGFVENMNLRITQLRNNEGRLITIPNSAIAIVQNLSKDWSRVDIAIDIAYGTDPDCAIETIRQVGEAMYSDREWRTKMPEAPEVLGIDKLDHAGILIRVWLKTQPLQQWKVAREFRRRLKYALDEAEIAIGSPQQALWFRSSLDLSNPASVAADKQPPRQLQFTATEPDRGF is encoded by the coding sequence ATGAGCTTCTTTCAATGGAACATAGATTTAAAGGTGGGCCAAGTGCGTCGCTGGCCCCGGTGTGGGCATTTCCGGGGAGTGATGGTGGGAGCGATCGCGCTGAGCGTAATGCCTATCTCTCTGTCACCTGTTACGGCTCAGCCTGCCACTACTCAATCTGCCACCGCTCAGCTATCCCAGACGCTCAGCCCCAATGTCCAAAAGCTAGACAGCTTCTTAACTGAGTCCAGACCCCAGGCTGATAGCGCTGATGTAACGACGAGTGAAGTGCGCTTAGATGGCAGAACTCTTTTCTCGATCGCGCTGCCAGAGGTAGCCCAAACACCAGGCCCAACCACGCCAGTGAGACAACGGGCAAGAGATGTTGAGACGATTTTGCAACGAGTTGCCTCCAGTAAATTTGATCCAGGCAAGCTTCAGGTGACCAGTGCGATCGATCAGCAAAGTGGATTGCCTGTCATCTACATCAACGATCAATGGCTGATGACAGTCACAACGCTAGATGCCCAGTTGCAAGGTCGTGACCCAGAACGCTGGGCCGATCGCCTTACCGATATTATTGGCAATGCCTTGATTCGGGCACAGCAGGAACGGCAACCCCAATTTCTGCTGCGCCAAGCTCTAATCGCAGATGGTATTGGGCTTGTGGTGATTGTCGGCAGCTATGGGCTCAATCGTCTGCAACGCCGCCTTAGGGCTAAGCAAATACAGCTGCAAGCGCAGATTCCCACCCAAGCAGAAGTATTGCCAGATGCAGTAAGCTCAGCCGATCCCAGATCCTCTATCAGTGAGCAGCTTGAAACTGCCGCGATGGTCGAGCAGCAATTGACGGCTCGACAGCAGCACAACGTCTACGATATTAAACGCCGCCTAGTGGATGGTGCCCAAGTAGGGTTGTGGGGTGGCAGCACCTATGTGATTCTGGGCTTGTTTCCTCAAAGTCGCTGGTTGCAACCCCTGTTGTTCTCAGCTCCCTTGCAAGTTCTAGGAATTGGCCTCCTGACCTATGTCGCAGTCCGCGCGGCTGAAGTTTTAATTGATCAGTTTTTAGACGCGATCGCCGAAGGGCAACTTTTAGAACCAGAAGCTTCTCAGCGTTTAGCGTTACGAGTGTCTACTTTTTCGCGAGTGCTCAAAAGTGTGGTCACGATTGTTTGCACCTTCGCGGGTGGTTTGGCAGCTTTGTCAGTCGTCGGAGTAGATCTGATCCCCTTACTTGCTGGGGCTGGGATCATTGGTCTCGCGATTTCTTTTGCTTCTCAAAGCATTATCAAAGATGTGATCAACGGCTTTCTGATTTTGCTAGAAGATCAGTACGCTGTAGGCGACGTGATCACCGTGGGGGAAGTCTCAGGTTTCGTCGAAAATATGAATTTGCGGATCACTCAACTTCGCAATAATGAGGGCCGCTTAATCACCATCCCTAACAGTGCGATCGCGATTGTGCAGAATCTCTCCAAAGACTGGTCTCGGGTAGATATCGCCATTGATATTGCCTATGGCACAGACCCCGATTGTGCCATAGAGACCATTCGCCAAGTCGGAGAAGCCATGTACAGCGATCGCGAATGGCGCACGAAAATGCCTGAAGCTCCGGAAGTACTAGGCATTGATAAATTGGATCACGCCGGAATCCTAATTCGGGTTTGGCTCAAAACTCAACCTCTACAACAATGGAAGGTCGCCCGCGAATTTCGTCGTCGGCTCAAGTACGCCCTAGACGAAGCTGAGATTGCGATCGGGTCTCCGCAACAAGCCCTGTGGTTTAGAAGTTCCCTCGATTTGTCTAATCCAGCCTCTGTTGCAGCCGATAAGCAACCTCCACGGCAGCTCCAGTTCACTGCAACTGAGCCCGATCGCGGGTTTTAG
- a CDS encoding metal ABC transporter substrate-binding protein yields the protein MATFLPMYLFTKAVAGDAADVKVLIPPGTEVHEYQSKPGDVQAIAQADVLVENGLGLESFLRDTIKSAQNSKLVVVDASRGITPIGEVAPNHHESDEHGHAEAGADHKAEAAGHSHPEGNPHVWLDPTLVKQQIANIRDELIKVDPPNQSTYTANATAYIQQLETLDQQFQQTLQKYPNCTFVTFHNAYPYLARRYQLQQVAVVELPEDNLSPADVQNAIATVKQYKVKALFGEPGTDNKLLQSLAQDLNLPLRPLDSLEAGSLDPQYYFTAMQKNLQTLEAACQ from the coding sequence ATGGCGACCTTCTTGCCCATGTACTTATTTACCAAAGCTGTAGCAGGAGACGCGGCAGACGTAAAAGTGCTAATTCCACCAGGGACTGAAGTTCACGAATATCAATCGAAGCCAGGGGATGTCCAGGCGATCGCTCAAGCAGACGTGTTGGTCGAGAATGGCTTAGGGCTGGAATCCTTCTTGCGGGATACTATAAAAAGTGCTCAGAATTCTAAGCTGGTAGTCGTTGACGCGAGTCGAGGCATTACACCCATTGGTGAAGTGGCTCCTAATCATCATGAATCTGATGAGCATGGGCACGCAGAGGCGGGAGCCGACCATAAAGCAGAGGCGGCAGGCCATTCGCATCCAGAAGGTAATCCGCATGTCTGGTTAGATCCGACTCTTGTTAAGCAACAAATTGCCAATATTCGGGATGAATTAATTAAGGTCGATCCACCCAATCAATCTACTTATACAGCCAACGCCACTGCCTACATCCAGCAATTAGAAACGCTAGATCAGCAATTTCAACAAACGCTCCAAAAATATCCCAACTGTACTTTTGTCACGTTCCACAATGCTTACCCCTATTTAGCTCGGCGGTATCAGTTGCAGCAAGTAGCGGTGGTGGAGCTACCCGAAGATAATTTGTCGCCTGCCGATGTGCAAAATGCGATCGCCACCGTGAAGCAGTACAAAGTGAAAGCTTTGTTTGGTGAACCGGGTACTGATAACAAGCTGCTGCAAAGCTTGGCCCAAGATTTGAACCTCCCCTTGCGTCCTCTGGACTCCCTAGAAGCTGGTTCTCTAGACCCGCAGTATTACTTCACCGCGATGCAAAAAAACCTCCAAACTCTCGAAGCTGCATGTCAATAG
- a CDS encoding metal ABC transporter ATP-binding protein has translation MNSDQPHFDSEAQSWQNLDWPKLAKTSQEGKTPTLQVEHLVVYQGQHAAVQDVSFELHSGTDTAVVGPNGAGKSTLIQAVLGLLPHQQGTIQIFGRPLSRLGNLRHQIGYVPQNFVFDRSFPISVSELVGLGWVDLQTETSLAQLWRRSLKALVMKRDRQQRRQVAIAQALQRVDAYHLRQRPIGTLSTGQLKRVLLAYCLVMPRKLLVLDEAFAGVDAQGEADFYALLHELKQEQQWTVLQVSHDLDMVSRHCDRVLCVNQRLICHGQPEVALSPQNLLAAYGPAFSRYQHKH, from the coding sequence ATGAACTCCGATCAACCACATTTCGACTCTGAAGCACAGTCTTGGCAGAACCTAGACTGGCCAAAGCTAGCAAAAACTAGTCAGGAAGGGAAAACGCCCACTCTGCAAGTTGAGCACCTAGTCGTTTATCAAGGGCAGCATGCGGCGGTTCAGGATGTCTCGTTTGAGTTGCACTCCGGTACGGATACAGCCGTTGTAGGGCCAAATGGAGCTGGAAAAAGTACTTTAATTCAAGCAGTTCTGGGTCTATTGCCTCATCAGCAAGGCACGATCCAGATTTTTGGTCGTCCTCTGTCTCGTCTGGGAAACTTACGGCACCAGATTGGCTACGTGCCACAAAATTTTGTCTTCGATCGCAGCTTTCCGATCTCGGTGAGTGAGCTGGTAGGACTAGGCTGGGTTGATTTGCAAACTGAAACCTCTCTAGCTCAACTCTGGAGACGGAGCCTGAAAGCTCTTGTGATGAAACGCGATCGCCAGCAAAGACGGCAAGTTGCGATCGCTCAAGCTTTACAACGAGTGGATGCCTATCACCTGCGCCAGCGGCCCATTGGCACCCTCAGCACCGGACAACTGAAGCGAGTGTTGCTGGCTTACTGTCTCGTGATGCCCCGCAAACTTTTGGTGCTGGATGAAGCCTTTGCAGGGGTGGATGCTCAGGGAGAGGCCGACTTTTACGCCTTGTTGCATGAACTTAAGCAAGAACAACAGTGGACTGTGCTACAGGTGTCTCACGATTTAGATATGGTTAGTCGCCATTGCGATCGCGTGTTGTGTGTCAATCAACGCCTCATTTGTCATGGACAACCAGAGGTCGCTTTATCCCCGCAAAATCTGTTGGCTGCTTATGGGCCTGCCTTTAGTCGATACCAGCATAAACACTGA
- a CDS encoding glutathione S-transferase, which translates to MLTVHHLNVSQSERVIWLLEELELPYELKVYQRDPSTQFAPEELRSLHPIGSAPVLCDGEVVLAESGAILEYVLTRYGDGRLTVPVTAPQYPDYLYWFHYANASLMNQMSLHWIATMAAGADSGSPLLPMLQERRDRHLQWVETRLSQVPYFAGDEFTAADIMMHFPFGTMKAFYNVGLSNRPSIRAWLERVSQRAGYQRGMKAAGHDRDPALEGGETREVF; encoded by the coding sequence ATGCTCACCGTTCACCATCTCAACGTTTCCCAGTCTGAGCGGGTTATCTGGCTGCTCGAAGAACTAGAACTACCGTACGAACTAAAGGTATACCAGCGCGATCCGTCTACCCAATTCGCGCCAGAAGAACTGCGATCGCTTCATCCGATCGGTAGTGCGCCTGTGCTTTGTGATGGTGAAGTTGTGCTGGCTGAGTCTGGAGCCATCCTTGAGTATGTGTTGACTCGCTACGGAGATGGACGGCTCACAGTACCTGTCACAGCGCCTCAATACCCTGACTATCTTTACTGGTTCCACTATGCCAATGCCAGTCTCATGAATCAGATGAGCCTGCACTGGATCGCGACAATGGCTGCGGGTGCAGATAGTGGCTCTCCACTGTTACCCATGCTCCAAGAACGGCGCGATCGCCACCTGCAATGGGTCGAAACTCGCCTATCCCAAGTACCCTACTTTGCGGGTGATGAGTTCACAGCAGCTGACATCATGATGCACTTCCCCTTTGGCACTATGAAGGCGTTCTACAACGTGGGGCTCAGCAACCGCCCCAGCATTCGAGCGTGGTTGGAAAGAGTTAGTCAGCGTGCTGGCTATCAGCGTGGAATGAAAGCAGCCGGACACGATCGGGACCCAGCATTGGAGGGGGGCGAGACGCGAGAGGTATTTTAA
- a CDS encoding molecular chaperone DnaJ, producing the protein MSRLAEIHGVSTTALEEFTCFVIANHQKQEPVTERTKVKPLTLAQLKAAIYQHFSVKDTTELKKSGAFRMATDGMDNLNLGAKDGWEKLYRKFIGILPGEENQQGYGCINGINVFNYFKPWQVFALDPKTATHKDIQNAYHQLSKIYHPDNSKTGDAAIFNRLTIMYKSISAEA; encoded by the coding sequence ATTTCTCGCCTTGCAGAAATACATGGTGTAAGTACAACTGCATTAGAAGAATTTACTTGTTTCGTCATTGCAAATCATCAGAAACAAGAACCAGTTACCGAACGTACAAAAGTCAAGCCACTTACGCTAGCCCAACTCAAAGCAGCAATCTATCAACATTTTTCAGTTAAAGATACTACAGAACTTAAAAAATCTGGTGCTTTCAGAATGGCAACAGATGGCATGGACAATCTTAATCTAGGCGCAAAAGATGGATGGGAAAAGCTATATCGCAAGTTTATTGGCATTCTTCCAGGCGAAGAAAATCAGCAGGGATATGGCTGCATCAATGGCATTAATGTCTTTAATTACTTCAAGCCTTGGCAGGTTTTTGCTCTAGATCCTAAAACTGCAACCCATAAAGACATTCAGAATGCCTACCACCAACTAAGCAAAATCTACCATCCCGACAATTCGAAAACAGGTGACGCTGCTATCTTTAACCGCCTCACCATTATGTACAAGAGCATCAGCGCAGAGGCATAG
- a CDS encoding DUF429 domain-containing protein, which translates to MRFLGIDLGWRSQPSGLCCLEWRDGKLHLQNLERLEAIADVLAWVDHWVPAEASAIIAVDAPTLIPNKTGMRLPDRLTHKHFGRYHAGCYPANLGLPFAERTVAFGLSLEAKGFDHAPVLTAQQPGRYQIEVFPHPAMIYLFGLSKILKYKKGKLSDRRLELLKLRQHILQDLPTLEPSLSLLNPTTIPEIPSKGTEMKAVEDQLDALICAYVAAHWWYWGLERNLVLGDRETGYIVVPTLLPKESTLARKDC; encoded by the coding sequence ATGAGATTTCTGGGGATTGATTTGGGGTGGCGATCGCAACCTAGCGGACTCTGCTGCCTCGAATGGCGAGACGGCAAACTACATTTACAGAATTTGGAGCGATTAGAAGCGATCGCTGACGTTTTGGCCTGGGTAGATCACTGGGTTCCGGCTGAAGCATCGGCCATAATTGCGGTAGATGCACCAACCTTAATCCCCAACAAAACGGGGATGCGACTGCCCGATCGCCTGACTCACAAGCATTTTGGCCGCTATCACGCAGGCTGTTACCCCGCCAACTTGGGTTTACCATTTGCTGAACGGACGGTAGCTTTTGGTCTGAGCTTGGAGGCGAAAGGGTTTGATCATGCGCCAGTACTAACAGCGCAACAACCAGGACGCTACCAAATCGAGGTGTTTCCCCATCCAGCGATGATCTACCTGTTTGGCTTGTCGAAAATTTTGAAATACAAAAAAGGCAAGCTGAGCGATCGCCGACTGGAACTGCTGAAGCTACGTCAGCACATTCTGCAAGACTTGCCTACCTTGGAACCAAGCTTATCTCTACTAAACCCAACCACAATTCCAGAAATCCCCAGTAAAGGCACAGAGATGAAAGCCGTTGAAGATCAACTGGATGCCTTAATTTGCGCCTATGTTGCTGCGCATTGGTGGTACTGGGGACTAGAACGCAACTTAGTTTTGGGCGATCGCGAAACAGGCTATATCGTGGTTCCTACGCTTCTGCCCAAAGAATCAACCCTGGCTCGTAAGGACTGCTGA
- the glgP gene encoding alpha-glucan family phosphorylase: MRPIRTFNVSPSLPSRLEPLRKLAYNLHWDWNFETKDLFRRLDRDLWESSRHNPVLVLGTISQDRLREVAEDEGFLAHMERAVRQLDGYVAERTWYRKQKAKDQPACYAYFSAEFGLTDSLPIYSGGLGVLAGDHLKSASDLGLPLVAVGLLYQEGYFAQYLNADGWQQERYPINDFYNMPLELECHPDGSEIRISVEYPGRTVYARVWRVQVGTVPLYLLDTNIEPNSPYDHDITDELYGGDIDMRIHQEMMLGIGGVRMLEALGLKPTVYHMNEGHSAFLALERIRKMIQEDGLTFAEASQVAQSTQVFTTHTPVPAGIDLFPPDKIMDYLGHYAEIFGFPREEFLALGRENTGDFSSPFSMAILAIKIATFINGVSQLHGEVSRHMFQSLWSNFPPNEVPITAITNGVHARSCVAKSTQELYDRYLGPSWSDAPPDHPLWERVESLPDEELWRNHERCRSELVVFVRDRLQKNVRDRGGSLSELAQAQEVLDPTVLTIGFARRFATYKRASLFLRNLERIKEILMGGSKHRAVQFVIAGKAHPKDIPGKELIRQIVHFIREEGMSRHVVFIPDYDIHVARLMVAGCDVWLNTPRRPREASGTSGMKASMNGLPNLSILDGWWDEADYVKTGWPIGHGEDYADPNYQDDVEANALYDLLEQQIVPLFYDRDPDGLPRGWIAKMKHAIQLNCPRFNTARMVRDYAMQAYFPASDRHHAMVENQYAAAKELSHWKAHLFEHWYDMKIEDIDISQPADIQVNQTISVKARLNLGALTPTDVQVELYQGAINAEGEIAEGVPVVMEYQGQDPNQHSIYTIDVSYSSSGLQGLSLRVLPKNEYLSSPYEPGLILWAEA, from the coding sequence ATGCGGCCCATTCGTACTTTCAATGTCTCTCCCTCCTTGCCTTCCCGCCTAGAACCTCTGCGGAAGTTGGCTTACAACCTTCATTGGGACTGGAACTTTGAAACGAAAGATTTATTCCGCCGTTTAGACCGAGACCTTTGGGAGTCTAGCCGCCACAACCCCGTGCTGGTGCTTGGCACCATTAGCCAAGATCGCTTGCGTGAAGTAGCCGAAGACGAAGGGTTTCTGGCTCACATGGAGCGGGCTGTCCGTCAACTAGACGGCTATGTGGCTGAGCGGACTTGGTATCGTAAGCAAAAAGCTAAAGATCAACCAGCTTGCTACGCCTACTTCTCAGCAGAGTTTGGCTTGACTGATTCCCTACCCATCTATTCAGGTGGTTTGGGGGTTTTGGCAGGCGATCATCTTAAATCTGCGAGTGATTTGGGTTTACCCTTGGTTGCAGTAGGTTTGCTGTATCAAGAAGGGTACTTCGCCCAATACCTCAATGCGGATGGCTGGCAACAAGAGCGCTATCCCATCAACGACTTCTATAACATGCCGCTGGAGCTAGAGTGCCATCCAGACGGCTCAGAGATCCGAATTTCTGTAGAGTATCCCGGTCGGACGGTCTATGCCAGAGTGTGGCGGGTGCAGGTGGGTACAGTGCCGCTGTATCTGCTTGACACCAATATTGAACCGAACAGTCCCTACGACCATGACATCACCGACGAACTCTATGGTGGTGACATCGATATGCGGATTCACCAGGAAATGATGCTGGGGATTGGTGGCGTCCGCATGTTGGAAGCCTTAGGGCTGAAACCGACTGTTTATCACATGAATGAGGGACACTCGGCGTTTCTGGCTTTGGAGCGGATTCGCAAGATGATCCAGGAAGACGGACTGACTTTTGCCGAAGCTAGCCAAGTGGCCCAGTCTACGCAGGTGTTTACGACCCACACCCCGGTTCCAGCGGGAATTGACTTGTTTCCCCCAGACAAAATCATGGATTATCTGGGGCACTACGCTGAAATTTTTGGCTTTCCTAGAGAAGAGTTTCTTGCCCTCGGTCGGGAGAATACAGGCGATTTCTCCTCACCTTTCAGCATGGCGATTCTGGCGATCAAGATAGCGACCTTTATTAATGGGGTCAGTCAATTGCATGGGGAAGTTTCTCGCCACATGTTCCAAAGCTTGTGGTCTAATTTCCCACCGAATGAAGTGCCCATTACCGCCATCACCAATGGAGTTCATGCCCGGAGCTGTGTCGCTAAATCGACTCAAGAGCTGTACGATCGCTACCTCGGCCCCAGTTGGTCAGATGCGCCGCCAGACCATCCGCTGTGGGAACGGGTGGAGTCACTTCCTGACGAAGAACTCTGGCGCAACCATGAACGCTGCCGCTCGGAACTGGTAGTATTTGTGCGCGATCGCCTGCAAAAAAATGTTCGCGATCGCGGCGGTTCTCTGAGCGAGTTAGCGCAAGCTCAAGAGGTGCTCGACCCCACCGTTCTAACCATCGGCTTTGCCCGTCGCTTTGCCACCTACAAGCGCGCCAGTTTGTTCCTGCGAAATTTGGAGCGAATTAAAGAAATTCTGATGGGTGGCTCTAAGCATCGGGCTGTGCAATTTGTGATTGCAGGTAAAGCACATCCCAAAGATATCCCTGGTAAAGAACTGATTCGCCAAATTGTTCACTTTATTCGCGAGGAAGGAATGAGCCGCCATGTGGTGTTCATCCCTGACTATGACATCCATGTAGCTCGGTTGATGGTGGCAGGCTGTGATGTTTGGCTCAACACGCCCCGTCGCCCCCGCGAAGCTTCGGGTACCAGCGGTATGAAAGCGTCGATGAATGGCCTGCCCAACCTCAGCATCCTGGATGGCTGGTGGGATGAAGCGGATTACGTCAAAACAGGCTGGCCGATTGGACATGGTGAAGATTATGCAGACCCCAACTATCAAGACGATGTAGAAGCCAATGCGTTGTACGACCTGTTAGAGCAACAGATTGTGCCGTTGTTCTACGATCGCGACCCAGACGGATTGCCGCGTGGTTGGATTGCCAAGATGAAACATGCGATCCAACTTAACTGTCCTCGGTTCAACACGGCGCGGATGGTGCGGGATTATGCCATGCAAGCTTACTTCCCAGCCAGCGATCGCCACCACGCAATGGTAGAAAACCAATACGCCGCTGCTAAAGAGCTATCCCACTGGAAAGCGCACCTGTTTGAGCATTGGTACGACATGAAGATTGAAGATATTGATATCTCTCAACCTGCGGATATTCAAGTCAACCAAACCATTAGCGTTAAAGCTCGTCTGAACTTGGGAGCTTTAACCCCTACGGATGTGCAGGTGGAACTGTATCAAGGCGCAATCAACGCCGAAGGTGAGATCGCTGAAGGTGTGCCTGTGGTCATGGAATATCAAGGCCAAGACCCCAACCAGCACAGCATCTACACGATTGATGTCAGTTACTCCAGTAGTGGTTTACAGGGTCTATCTCTGCGAGTTCTACCCAAAAATGAATATCTCAGCAGTCCTTACGAGCCAGGGTTGATTCTTTGGGCAGAAGCGTAG
- the speA gene encoding biosynthetic arginine decarboxylase, translated as MGKSANNGANKTQLGKNHADPELEPLDLAKPTETLNLRKSWTIEDSEELYRIQGWGEPYFSINAAGHITVSPKGDRGGSLDLFDLVNALKLRNLGLPLLIRFSDILEDRIERLNAAFGRAIARYNYPGTYRGVFPVKCNQQRHLVESLVKFGKPHQFGLEAGSKPELMIALATLDTPGALLICNGYKDREYIETAILAQRLGQTPIIVLEQVEEVALAIAAGRKLGIQPILGVRAKLSAKGIGRWGCSAGDRAKFGLTIPEILHAVEQLKAADMLGSLQLLHFHIGSQISSINVVKDAIREASQIYVELAQLGADMKYIDVGGGLGVDYDGSKTNFYASKNYNMQNYANDVVAEIKETCAERNLPVPTIVSESGRAIASHQSVLVFDVLGTSEPPSETPEPAREDEHLIIRNLYDTYASITAENYQEAYHDATQFKEEAVSLFGFGYVSLTERARAERLYWACCEKILEVARQQDYVPDDLEDLEKIMASIYYINLSVFQSAPDSWAIDQLFPIMPVHRLNEEPTRRATLADLTCDSDGKIDQFIDLRDVKSVLELHTLKPEEPYYLAMFLGGAYQEIMGNLHNLFGDTNAVHISLTPKGYRIEHVVKGDTMHEVLGYVQYDAEDLIENIRQQTEHALQEKRITLEESQLLLQNYERSLSSYTYLSS; from the coding sequence ATGGGGAAGAGTGCTAATAACGGAGCTAACAAAACTCAGCTGGGAAAAAACCACGCTGACCCAGAACTGGAGCCGTTGGATTTAGCGAAGCCAACAGAAACTTTGAATCTCCGTAAATCCTGGACGATTGAAGATAGCGAAGAACTCTATCGCATCCAAGGTTGGGGGGAGCCTTACTTTTCCATTAATGCTGCGGGCCACATTACAGTGTCTCCCAAAGGCGATCGCGGCGGCTCTCTGGATCTATTTGACTTAGTGAATGCCCTGAAATTGCGAAACCTAGGGTTGCCGCTACTGATTCGCTTTTCTGATATTTTGGAAGACCGCATTGAGCGTCTCAACGCTGCTTTTGGTAGGGCGATCGCTCGGTACAACTATCCAGGCACCTACCGGGGTGTGTTTCCGGTCAAGTGCAACCAACAACGTCACTTGGTTGAGAGCTTAGTCAAGTTTGGCAAGCCGCACCAGTTTGGTTTGGAGGCAGGTTCCAAGCCAGAACTGATGATTGCCCTGGCAACACTGGACACCCCTGGCGCTTTGCTGATCTGCAACGGCTACAAAGACCGCGAGTATATTGAAACGGCAATCCTAGCGCAACGCTTGGGCCAAACGCCGATCATTGTGCTGGAGCAAGTGGAAGAAGTGGCGTTGGCGATCGCGGCAGGACGCAAACTGGGCATTCAACCGATTTTGGGTGTGCGGGCCAAGCTGAGTGCCAAAGGGATTGGACGCTGGGGTTGTTCGGCGGGCGATCGCGCCAAGTTTGGCCTCACCATTCCGGAAATTCTCCATGCAGTCGAGCAACTAAAAGCCGCTGATATGTTGGGTTCGTTGCAACTGCTGCACTTCCACATCGGTTCACAGATTTCTTCGATCAATGTCGTCAAGGATGCGATTCGCGAAGCTAGCCAAATCTATGTGGAATTGGCCCAGCTTGGAGCCGACATGAAATATATTGACGTGGGCGGTGGTCTGGGCGTGGACTATGACGGTTCCAAAACCAACTTCTACGCCTCCAAAAACTACAACATGCAAAACTATGCCAATGATGTGGTCGCGGAGATCAAGGAAACCTGTGCCGAGCGTAATCTGCCTGTACCGACGATTGTGAGTGAAAGTGGCCGAGCGATCGCCTCTCACCAATCCGTCTTGGTCTTTGATGTCTTGGGCACCAGTGAACCGCCGTCAGAAACGCCAGAACCCGCCCGCGAAGATGAGCATTTGATCATTCGCAATCTCTACGACACTTACGCCTCTATTACTGCTGAGAATTACCAAGAGGCTTACCACGACGCCACGCAGTTCAAAGAAGAAGCGGTGAGCTTGTTTGGTTTTGGCTACGTTAGCCTGACCGAGCGAGCGAGAGCTGAGCGCTTGTACTGGGCCTGCTGCGAGAAGATTTTGGAAGTTGCTCGCCAGCAAGATTATGTGCCGGATGATCTCGAAGATTTAGAGAAAATCATGGCCTCGATCTATTACATCAACTTGTCGGTGTTTCAGTCAGCTCCAGACAGTTGGGCGATCGATCAGCTCTTTCCGATCATGCCAGTTCATCGCTTGAATGAGGAACCGACTCGACGGGCAACGCTGGCCGATTTGACTTGTGACAGCGATGGCAAAATTGACCAATTTATTGATCTGCGCGATGTCAAATCTGTTTTGGAGTTGCATACCCTCAAGCCAGAGGAGCCATATTACTTAGCCATGTTCTTGGGTGGGGCGTACCAAGAGATCATGGGTAATCTGCACAATTTGTTCGGCGACACGAATGCTGTTCACATCAGCCTCACACCCAAAGGCTACCGAATTGAGCATGTCGTCAAGGGTGACACGATGCACGAAGTGTTGGGCTATGTCCAATACGATGCCGAAGACCTAATCGAAAACATTCGCCAGCAGACAGAACATGCGCTGCAAGAAAAGCGGATCACGCTCGAAGAATCTCAACTGCTGCTACAAAATTACGAGCGCAGTTTGAGCAGCTACACCTATCTCTCCTCCTGA
- the ndk gene encoding nucleoside-diphosphate kinase produces the protein MERTFLAIKPDGVQRKLVGEIIRRFETKGFTLVGLKILNVSRELAEQHYDVHKERPFFAGLVEFITSGPVVAMVWEGEGVVSSARKIIGATNPLAAEPGTIRGDFGINIGRNLIHGSDAIETAQREIALWFKEEEIANWEPTLMSWTRE, from the coding sequence TTGGAACGGACATTTTTGGCAATTAAGCCCGATGGTGTGCAGCGGAAATTAGTCGGTGAAATCATTCGTCGCTTTGAAACCAAAGGCTTTACCTTAGTGGGCCTCAAGATCCTCAACGTGAGCCGCGAGTTGGCCGAGCAGCACTACGATGTCCACAAGGAAAGACCCTTCTTCGCTGGCCTCGTCGAGTTCATCACTTCTGGCCCCGTTGTGGCAATGGTATGGGAAGGCGAAGGTGTGGTTTCTTCTGCTCGTAAAATTATTGGTGCAACCAACCCCCTCGCAGCTGAACCTGGTACGATTCGCGGTGACTTTGGCATCAACATTGGCCGTAACCTCATCCACGGTTCCGACGCGATCGAAACGGCTCAACGAGAAATTGCTCTCTGGTTCAAAGAAGAAGAAATCGCAAACTGGGAACCCACCCTGATGTCTTGGACTCGCGAATAA